One Physeter macrocephalus isolate SW-GA chromosome 7, ASM283717v5, whole genome shotgun sequence genomic window, CACAAAGGCACTTCTTCCAGCGATGATGCAGAGAAACCATGGCCACATTGTCACAGTGGCTTCAATATGCGGCCACGGAGTGATTCCTTATATTATTCCATATTGGTAAGTATTACTTTCTAGCAGTGCTATATATTTTTACACGTTTAAGGTTTTATTAGACTTCAGATTCCAGTCCTCATAACaggtaatttgttttatttttctttattttatttatttctttttggagaGCTAGaattgtgttttcttcatttttgaatctTCTTAGAACAAAAAGTCAAATGccttgcaaaaaataaaaactaaaaaaatctcATAGCAGATAATTTGGATTTACAGAATGTATACAGTAGTTTagaataaactcttaaaaatgacTTCTCCTAAAACAAGGAAActggttttaaatgaaaaatcatttaaaatatttttagatttctgaAAACTCCTCCACAgagcaatgaaagaaaacagtaatgCCAAGCATGTTTCCATTGTATCCTGGAATGAGTAGATGCTCATAAAGGAAATAaggaactaaaaaacaaaaacaaaaacaaaaaaaagaaagaaagaaaaggaactcaCAGACTAAGAAGCAAAATATAAGGAAGTCCAAATGAACACAAATCTATGCCATGGCCTGCATGCCCAAGACAAGCTAAACAGAGTGGCTTCTGGATCAAAACATTTTCCAGTGTGCTTGTGCCATGAAAgattgcatgtgtgtgtctgtgtgtctgtgtgtctgtgtgtgtgtgtgtgtgtgtgtgtgagagagagagagagagagagagagagagggattgaGAGAAAGCCTTTACTGTATTAAAAGATGCAGATAGCATATTCTATGCTCTACCAAAGAGACGAAGGTGGGAACTCCCTAAAGACACACTATTtgcaaaatatcttttcttcatACACTCCTTCAAAGGCATCTCATTTCCTTATTCTGGTCTTATATCAACCTCatagaaaaatttaatttgttaacattttggcCAATTCTTTTTGTAATAGCCAATACATGTGTATCAGTGTGTGGGGATGCGGGTGGGTAGTTAGCTGGTTTATTACTTACCTACACATCCATGTTCAAGGTTGAATTTGGTCACGGACCAAATtatttctgacaccaaatgtaGTCACAGATGTAGTTAATTTTCACTGTAGGTTAAGGTGTCCTTGTGCATACATATGGTTGTTTCAAGCTGTCTCTACCATCTTAAAACACAAATCAGAATTTCACAGATTAAACATTTAGTATTGTTTTAATGTTTAGAAATGTGGAAACCCAATGTAATAATTGTTTTccgtttttcttttcctttaagagaGCAGCCAGCCTTTAACTTTATGGTTCTTGTCATCATCTGGGTCAAAAATACAATTAACATTACATAGCTCCTTATAGATAATAAAGTTATTATGCATATGCTATTTGATTTAATCCTCAAGATGGCTCTATATTTTATTACCAGCatctttttataaatgaattttattttagttttttgttttttggctgcactgtgccgcgtgtgggatcttagttccccaactcaggatcgaacctgcaccccctgcattggaagcacagaatcttaaccacgggaccaccagggaagtccctgttaccagcattttaaatatcagaaaatcaaaggaagaagacaaagtaaTATGTTGAAGTTTGCACACACTAACACACCCACACCACCTGAAGTCTTTTTACTCCAGATCTTCACAATGAAATTAAGAAGCCAAAATGAACTCCACATTTCAAACGAGAAACTATCAAGAAAGGAGAAATGTGTAGAGTCCCACAGAAGTTTGCTAATACAGATATTAGTTACATAGTTTTTCTAAACATGATTTTCctgattcatattttttaaaataaaaacagcagtaAAAACTGATTAGAAAGCAGTTTAAAGATTGAATGGAAAAACCTTATAGGTAGAATGAGCAGTAAGCAAGTCAATCAAAGTTATTAGAATTTGTTCTATTGTTATCACTGCTAATAAAAAAAATCGGTACATTTAGAATTCAGTGAAATCagataagaaaatgtaaatgaaaataaatgaccaaATGGAAGATTTGGGGGTTTGGCTTTATTCTCAAAATCAACATTTTCCTCTCACAGGAAGCTGAGGAATGTTTCACTTTCCCTTAGCTAACAGGGGTGGATAATTCTCTTACAGTTCCAGCAAATTTGCTGCTGTTGGCTTCCACCGAGCTCTGACATCAGAATTTGAAGCCTTGGGAAAAACTGGTATCAAAACCTCGTGTCTCTGCCCAGTTTTTGTGAATACCGGGTTCACCAAAAACCCAAGCACAAGGTAAGGTCAAAATCAAGTTAAGATGGAAATATGGCATGAGAAATTGGTATGAAATCTACATGAGAAATTTTTAGGTGGGTcaactgagaaaatagaaaacgaaaaaggaaaaacattttttcttgttaATGTTATTGTATTGCCTTTACGTTTTCACTTTGCAATTAGATGAACAAAGCGTAAAAATGCATTAGGGACTAGTAGGAGTGATCAGCTGCCAATGAATCAGGCATTGGGTGTTTATTCGTGTCCAGGTAAAAGACTCAACACACACGCAGGTGTCAAGAGGGAGTGAGAATGGGGGTGGGTAGGATGGAGAGGTGTGCTTCGGGGGTGATGGCAAGAGTGTCCTCTCCTGGAAACCACACCCCCAAAGCAAATATTACCTCACTTCCCCCCTCCCACTCGCGGTTTATCCTCCTCAATAGAGTATGGAAAGGCACAGGTATATGCCCCGTTTCCATATTCAACTGCACTGGCCACAGTGCTAGCACAAAGTACtccaacattttccaaatttggcTGATCCTAAACAGCATCACTGTgcttacataaaaaataaatgttcttagGCTCTTtcttagagattctgattcagtagagtGAAACGAGCTCCAagaatgttttgctttgttttgctttgtttacaaGGAAACCAGGTAACTCTGGAGGCAGGTTTGGAAAACATTGACCTAGTAAATATAACCACATGCATTTGATCATGGCTACCACCCTGTCctcctttaaaatgcaaatgttcctAGAAGCGGCAATAAGCTGAGTCTTTAACCCCTCAGTCAaggtgaatttcttttttttttttttaactgagaccttttcttttttttaaagttaatttatttatttttggctgcattgggtcttctattgctgcgcgcgggctttctctagttgcggcgagcgggggctactcttgtttgtggtgcgcgggcttctcattgcagtggcttctcgttgcggagcacgggttctaggcacacgggcttccgtagttgtggcacgacggctcggtagttgtggcgtacgggctgttaaacacaggctcagtagttgtggcgtgtgggcttagctgctccacagcatgtgggatcttcgcggaccagggctcgaacccgtgtcccctgcattggcaggcagattcttaaccactgcaccaccagggaagtccaaggtgaATTTCTTGACCAAGTACTTTGTATCTGGTAAAGGAGGATTTGAGACGATAAGAGAGGAGAAATTGGCcctgaaaggagaggaaaaaagcagaaaggTGAGGATAAGGACCCTAAAATTAATACACCTGCTTCACAATTTTCCTCGATTCTAATAAACATTCTGCTACAGGTTAACAAAATATACTGAGCTTGATAATCTGAAGCCAATTTATTATTGGAAAGGAATTAGTCCTAAATATAATTCAGAGGAGCTAACAAATTCCCTTTAAAGCTCAGCCTCATTTGAAGATACTGACTCTGAAACTCTGAATTAGCTGCGTCATCTCCAGAGCTGTAGCCACTCCCTGGCAGTTGAGTCCTTAACTGTGTTAGAACACAAGTACTTAACAAGTACGCGGTACTGTACGTAAGTAAATACAATGATATAATTGGGACTCTGggctcagttttcttaaataggAAATTGGGCCCAATACAAATCCTCTTGGTAAGCATTCAGGCTTAGTGTGAGCCCAGAGTACCAGGTCTTCCAGAGGGGAAGGCAAAATAGATGACAAGAATAAGGCTAATATGACCTCGGGTATGTGGGTTCCTGGGGGTGACCCTGGGGACTGACCCAGGCAATGCTGAAAATTTGGAATTGGTCTCACCCAGACTACCTGATTCTGAACTTCCTTGGCAAAGGCTAACATGTTCATATACtaatgtagagagagagagagagagagaggccgagagagagagagagagagagagagagagagagagagagagagagagagagagagagagagatggcttGGCTCAGAGACAGGGTTGATAGACCCAGGTAGGGGAAATCAGGGAGGGAAGAGGTAGTACccaataatttagaaaactattgATTTGTATTACTCTCTGCTGGCTTGCCACTCAAAGTCATGGAAACCTCAATCACATAATAATCTGAAGTAAATCACATGATATCTCAGGGAGGGAAGTTATAACAGTCACTATTTACTTAACTCCTCCGCAAAACCTTTATTCACTAAGCCATTCAGCCTATGGCTAGACAACTTAACTTTGGTGCAATActttcaatccatttacattttaatttcctgtCATCATCTTGCATTAATGGGCATTCTATACTGGCCTGTGGTTATGAATACTTCTCGAGAACCCATGTATACAGTCTTCAGTATAAGCAAGGTCACACCTCTAGTTGTAATGTAATACTCCCTATGCATGTCTTGAACTCTCATTAAACTTCAGCATAGGCAAGTCAGCAGTGAATCTCAAGTACTAAATGCCCTCAAAACAATCCAGCTTTGTGGGATACCTCCACAAGAAAGCAAGTGTACTTAGGTATAGATTTCTCTTCTCATAAGAAGAAAGCAAGTGTACTTAGCTATAGATTTCTCTTCTCATATCTAACAAGCCCTGAAGAAAGATGCCAGATGTTTCCTTTCTGTCCTTTGATCAGTCCTACCCACTTCTCTTCTATTATCTAATTCCTCACCACCATTTTGATGTTTTGACTGAGTGAGCCATGAAACACACCTACTGGATGTGAAAGTAGTAGATTGTGATAACAAAACATCAACGTggcatgggggagggaaggcaggtggCATTTGTGCAGTGAATCCtggaagcttttatttttttattatttttttaaaataaattaatttattctttaattttggctccgttgggtcttcattgctgcatgcaggctttctctagttgcgacgaacggggactactcttcattgtggtacatggccttctcattgtggtggcttctcttgtggcagagcacgggctctaggcttgtgggcctcagtagttgtggtgcgtgggctcagtacttgtggctcatgggctctagagcacaggctcagtagttgtggtgcatgggcttagttaccccatggcatgtgggatcttcctggaccagagctctaacccgtgtcccctgcattggcaggcggattcttaaccactgcgccaccagggaagcccctggaagctTTTAAATCCTAATTAGCGAAAAGATAAGTCAATTTTCCCGCTTTTGTTaattataaaaaacaacaaaagggaccaaacttttcttttttaatcacagACTATGCCCTGTATTGGAGACAGATGAAGTTGCAAGAAGCTTGATAGATGGAATACTAACcaataagaaaatgatttttgttcCATCATATCTCAATATCTTCCTAACACTAGAGAGGTAAGTACAGCACAAAACACCTAAAATACTACAACACTGATAGAGCTATCATTATGGAGTTTTTCAGTTGTGAAAGTTGCCATGGAAATTCTCCATGCCTGGGGAGAAGAGTTAAGTTTCCTCTACTATTACCTTACTCAATCTATAAAAAGAGAATGATTCATTTTCTCTACTTCATCTATCACCTCTGCCCGGTCTTTGCCAGAGACTATTCTAACTGAAGGAAAGACAGTTTAAAGAGAGAATGCAATATGGCGAACTAGCTAAAAATAAAGGGTCTATAAAGAAGCCTGCTGGGGTTTTGATTaagactgcattgaatctatagatcaattggGGGAGAGCAGACATatattaacaatattgagtcttcaaaTCCAAGAGCACAAAGAACACaaggtatctttttattttttcatctttttcaataTGTCTAcacagtattttgtagttttcagtgtacagatcttacACACCATTTGTCAGGTTTATCCCAAAGTGTTTCATGGTTTTTATGCTAttgcaaatggcattttaaaaaattttctatttcccatTGTTTGTTGCTAGCATATATTTGATTTTTGCACTTTGATCTGTATTtagcaaccttgctaaactcacttatagtagcttttttgtagattctaaCAGACATTTTTACACAGATGATCATATTTCCTGCAAATAAAGacacctttacttcttttttttacagtCTATATGTTTTTTATGTCTTGCCTTATCACACTGGCTAGAACCTCCTATGCAATGTCAGAGAGGATTGGTGAAAACACACATCCaagttttgtttctgatcttcaGAGGAAAGTAGTCAGTCTTTCACAATTAAGAATGATTTCAgctatagggcttccccggtggcgcagtggttgagagtccgcctgccgatgcagcggacacaggttcgtgccccggtccgggaagatcccacatgccgcggagcagctgggcatGTGAGCCataccgctgagcctgcgcgtccggagcctgtgctccgcaacgggagaggccacagcagtgagaggcgcgagtactgcaaaaaaaaaaaaaaaaaaagaatgatatcagCTATAGATTTTTTTCGTTTtctctttatcaggttgaagaagttcccttctattacTACTTTGATGAGGGTATTCATCAAGAGTAGATacagattttgtcaaatgcttttactGAATATGTTAAGATATTATGGTCTTTCTATTTTAGTTTGTTCATATGGTGCATTACACTGacttgttttaaagattaaaccAACCCTGcattgtaatgtctttgtctgatttttgtgTCAGGATAACACTTACCTCATAAACTGAGTTGgaaagtattccctcctcttctcttttctggaaTAACTTGTGTTGAATGggtattatttccttcttaaacattttgtagaattcaacagtgaagccatctgagcctGTTGTTTAGCCTCTTAGCTAAACAATAAGCTCCTCAAAGGGAGTACctgtttttaaagtactttagTCTACCTTATTATAGAGGGCATAATATCAATAGATATTCAGTAAAAACTCAAGGAGAGGTGGAGAGGCAGATGGAATGGATTCTGGTGGTGTTGCTCTGTGAACTCTTAGCATCAGGATTCATTGACAGTTACAGCAATAAGCCTAGATCTTCAGTTTTAGGTCTTTACTCACATAAGATTTCATATAATAGTTTACTAATATGAGGTGAGAAGAGTGGTATATATCAGTGCTTTCTTTATATTTGCATAATATTTGAACTGTGAGTATTAAaggatacacacaaaaaaagagagaggtagATGTGAAGAAAGAGCAGAAGAAAACTAAATGCAAACCAGATAACTCTCAGGGTATTTTTAACTGACAACAAAAAAGAACTCTGGTGTCAaagattttaaattgaaattttttcatctttttttcataCAGATTTCTTCCTGAACGTGCCTTGGCAGCCATAAATCATGTACAGGATATTCAATTTGAAGCAGTGGTTGGccacaaaaccaaaatgaaatgaataaatgtgctCCAGGCTGAGATGTATGCACCTTAATGATGTGGAACTAAGTTTAGAGTCAATGCTTCAAAGCtctatttcacatttttcaatgccactaatattaaaaacattggTTTGACAGTAACAGTGGTCAAATGAACAAGACTAATCACCTGTCTTTCTATTTCTTGAGATTATTTCTATAGTTTTAATAGATCCATTTTTTATTCCATGCCTCTTAAAAACTTCTATGCTTACATAAACATACTTAAAAGGgtcatttttctttaagagatttcatttcttttctttccgtTTAAATGTGGACAAAGCTACCTCCCTGACcataaatacaaaaagaacttatttacacagGGAAGTTTTAAGACTGTTCTTAAAGTAGTTTTCCAAACTGTAGCCAGGCC contains:
- the HSD17B13 gene encoding 17-beta-hydroxysteroid dehydrogenase 13 yields the protein MNIILDLLLLLIIIIYSYLESLVKVFIPQRRKSVAGEIVLITGAGHGIGRQTAYEFAKRKSRLVLWDINKHGVEETAAECRKLGAITHVFVVDCSNREEIYDSVNQVKKEVGDVTIVVNNAGAVYPADLLSTKDEEITKTFEVNILGHFWITKALLPAMMQRNHGHIVTVASICGHGVIPYIIPYCSSKFAAVGFHRALTSEFEALGKTGIKTSCLCPVFVNTGFTKNPSTRLCPVLETDEVARSLIDGILTNKKMIFVPSYLNIFLTLERFLPERALAAINHVQDIQFEAVVGHKTKMK